The following is a genomic window from Antechinus flavipes isolate AdamAnt ecotype Samford, QLD, Australia chromosome 3, AdamAnt_v2, whole genome shotgun sequence.
CAGGCACCATGAAGCCCTTAGAACTTGGCTAGATATCAAAGACACCAAAGTTATCCACTGCATCCAGAGCAGTTCCtggtcatcttgacttttatcttaacactggacttggatgactatggaaaagagaataaggctggtgactttgtgctactttccttcctttaaatctGATTTATGAACAAGTCAAGACCTTATAAGGTCAGcaatcctctttgaaaatgaaatttgaataaCAAATTTGAAGACCATTATCCCAATTCCTTCAACTAAGTCATGCATAAAAATGTTGTTATACAGTAGATAAGATCAAGTAGCTAAAAGTATATGAGTGGGGAGGGAGTTTAGTGCTAAGGAACACTCTGCAAAGAGTAAAATGGTATAGAAAGAGGATGCTAGAAGCATCAAAAACAAATGTCAAGAGCCTTGATATTCTTCTCTTGGTCTGACTCTTGACAATCAGAAACAATGGTTTCAGCAAAAACAAGTATATGGCCTTCAATAGTCTTTTCATTGGCAATTGGCAATGATTCTTTGGACCAGTGTATCAAACTCAAATTGAAATGGAGACTATTAATTACACATAAGAATCTCTGAAAACTACATAATGACTTAGTTTTACAATAAGTtatctgttttattatatttttatcaattttggTAAATAtctcataattatatatataagcaGACAGTACTCCCATGTTTGACACCTCTATTTTGTTCCATAGTGTGAATATATTTCTTCCTCAATTTCTAAACAAGAACACCCAAAAAGAATTATCCATTGGCTATAACTATTGAAGTTAAAAGTGAAATATTATGTCCTTATCTACAAAAAccctttaaaaatacattcatccagtctaaatttttaaaaagtatctgcctgataagaaaggatgaaagcatgagatttgaaatttgaaattgagAGCATGCCGGATTTGAAGATAGAAGGACTCTTTTCaaatccagatttcttttttattatgtgtGACAGGATTAAGTGCCTTTACCACTGTGGACCTCATTTActcctatgtaaaatgaggatagtgaACTAGATTTCTCCATGATGACTTTCAATTATAAAGTTCTATGATcctaagagaaaggaaaacagaattctGAGGAAACCACAATAGAATTATAGTTTGAAATGGTTCTATTCCATTATGTTTAAAAGTTGTTCTAAAGATTCAAGAGATGGCGCGACAGTCACTGGAGGGCCACAGAGCAAGTGGCTCAGTCATAGGCCCTTCAGCCAGGAGGCTGCAGCAAACACCTGAGTCCAACCAGGTCTTCATCCAGCGGGATTACAGCCGAGGAACCCAGTGCCAATTCCAGACCAAGTTCCCAGCAGAATTGGAGAATCGGATTGACCAGCAGAAGTTTGAAGAAACAGTCCATACACTAAATAACCTTTATGCAGAagcagaaaaacttgggaagccAACTTACCTTGAAGGCTGTTTAGCTTGTTTGACAGCGTATACTCTCTATTTGTGCATGGAAACACATTATGAGAAGGTTCTGAAGAAAATCAGCAAATACATTCAGGAACAGAATGAGAATATTTATGCTCCACATGGCCTCCTTCTGACAGACCCAATTGAGAGAGGACTTCGTGTTATTGAAATTACCATTTATGAAGACAGAGGCATGAGCAATAGAATATAAACCACAGCATCTAAGCATGTCACAGAATGGAATATTCTTCTGTCTCCTTGCCAACGACAGATTGTCCCTTACCTCCTATCCAAGCATCATTCCTTTGTAGGACTAAGTTTCTAAAATGCTGCTGCTGTGGTGATGTCGAGTCACTGATCATCCATTTTGTATCTTTAAACTTTACAACCTTTGTAGTTATTTCTGAGAAAAATATAACAGagcatttaacttttaaaattcaaaacaatataataaaaataacatgtgTAAATCAACCCAATCTAAAATTCATCTTATCTGCCACAAGGAGTATTGGTTTTGCTCAATATTTATGCTGTCATTTTACCACGTGGCCTTTTTTATTCCAACGAGTTATATCCAGGTTTGGTTTCATCTCTTCTGAATTGAaggatgttgttttttttttttccaggtataGTTTTTTATGACTGTTTTTGTTGACACATCTTCCAGACATCAAGGAACTCAAAGGATTGCCAGAAGATCTGTTTGTCATATTGAAATGCATTGGAAAGATAATGTATAAtgctatttgtttttaatgtaacaCTCATTACTAAGTGAACCAGTATTTTATGTGATTTCCAGATACCTTGATTGTACTTGGAGAATTTTATATCATTATTGCATTGCCATGAATGTTGAGAGGATGTAGTATGTGCTTCTTGTTTTATTAAAacttatataaatacaataaagtGTACGCTAAATCATCAGACTTTTCAACATCCTTGCTGTGCCCCTTAATGTATGATAAGCAAGTATAACAAACATTTTCCTTTggctttattataaaaataacttaTGAGGAAATAATTTGGCAGGAATAATATTATACTGCTCATTTTAACTATTTTCACTGGCAAAACAAAGTATAAATCTTTCTTGAATTCAATATTCAGGATGCACATAGTTTTTGCAATTAATTCAGGTAAAATAATATGAATGTTTCCTGAGTAAAACTCTCCCAAATCTaagttaatatttgtttttcttctatctatATTCTTCATGATAGTATTTTTGAAAACCTTAGATTTAAGTTAATCATTATGGTTTGAGAGCATTGTTCTTGGAAAGAGCTAAGGGATTTactagcaaagaagaaagaattaaaattttacttcCAGTGATACTATAGGTGCTAATACTGGATCTAATcttcaaaatttaatttctattgtGAATTTGTTAGTCATTCACCCAGATCTCAGAAGcttgtttaatattttgattatataatcactttttgttttttgagaggcTATAACAGTATGTTTGTCTTTCACACCCATTGCAATAATTTTGCCCAAATATTAATACATTGGTAAAACTTTTCTTAAATAAACAAgattcaagaaaacaaaaaagaaaaagaaaaaaagtcttttaagaaCTGAAGTTGGAGGAAGTTGAAGGAAAATTTAGGAACTACAAGTGTATTAATTATTAATACTTGAGATCACATGCAAAATAACTTTGACACAAATGAGATTCAAAGAAGGGGGTGAGTGGTGAGTGGTCACCAAATACTTCCCCATATTACAACTTTCAAGTTATTAAAACAGAAACTAATAGGATTCTTATCTGGTTAATATTCTGGTCCAGCTCTACCTCACGGCAACTCAGTGATTTAAGTTTAGGATTGGAATGCAGTGAAATACTTAACAAATCATAAAAATGCAATCAAAGAAATTTACttacaagattaaaaaggataaaattcCTAATTTAATCCACTTAAATACTACTACTCTCCAAGATGGCATTCACCAGAGTAACAGACACCAATGAGTCATAAAGTTATCCCCACAAGGCTGTAGAAACTCTAGGTACCAATCGGCTAAGTAAGTTTTTTATGCCTCAGATAACTGAGACAAAACCAATGATTGCAAATCTGATCCTCCAGTCCAGGTAAATTCTAAGGATGTCTTATCTCCATAAAAGAAAGCCAGGATAACTTAAAACAGATGCCATTTATATCACCGCTaaatagcactaaataaaaatacagaaaatttttGTCAAGATTTCTACAAATTCAGGTATAGGTGATGGTTGAACTAGAGAGATAATGCAACCCAATCATTACATCCAAGGATTGTGTGTAAACAAAAAGTTTAACTCCAACTATATggtcttctcttcttttcatcaGCTTTCTCATTATCCTtgtcttcatttataaattaacATTTTAGAAGGCTAATCAAGGAGTTGGAAggtataaaatgtatttattctctttgctgtttttgtttagtcatatctgactatGACACCATTGGGGTTTTCCTgataaagatactaaagtggtttgccatttacttcttcagctcattttatagataaagaaactgaggtgagcaagttaaatgacttactcagaatcacacagtgagtaaaagtctgaggccagatttgaactcaggaaaaagtgTTTCTAACTGGaccccagctctctatccaccatGTCATCTAGGTCCAAGTTAAATACTTAAAGCTAGAATGCAAGATGTAGTTTTTCTCAAAATGTAAGTAGAAAAAGTAGGACTATGATGCATGTAATAGATCCATTCAACAGAATTCAAGGTAGTCAAAGACAAATTTCAGCCACTAACCCAGGATAAGAAATATCCTGGTTGCAAAGAGATCCAGTGCATATTGtttgagaaatataaaatttcaacaGTTGcttatttaaaatgtcttttacaTCAGAATGGATAGAGAAGATATCAATGTGTGTTTACATGCTATATTTCTTAACTTGTTTCCCAGAGGAAGCAGTATTATTGATGTTTGCATAAAGATATTTTTTAGAATGTTAAGCAGAACAGAATCTGGATCAGATACCTATTAAACTCTACTAGAATCTAACATGACAAGtaaaaaaatatagcttgcatttatatagttctttgagGCTTGCCAAGTATTTTAGATATGCTATCTCATTAGATCTTCCAATAATCCCCCAAAGTGGGTGTTTTGTCTAGTTGTGAGCTAAACTATATTACTCCTTAGTCTGCTTTTTTTCTATAATGATGTAAAATGAAAGTTCCTAGCTGCCAACAG
Proteins encoded in this region:
- the LOC127557172 gene encoding golgin subfamily A member 7-like; the encoded protein is MARQSLEGHRASGSVIGPSARRLQQTPESNQVFIQRDYSRGTQCQFQTKFPAELENRIDQQKFEETVHTLNNLYAEAEKLGKPTYLEGCLACLTAYTLYLCMETHYEKVLKKISKYIQEQNENIYAPHGLLLTDPIERGLRVIEITIYEDRGMSNRI